In one window of Mytilus galloprovincialis chromosome 6, xbMytGall1.hap1.1, whole genome shotgun sequence DNA:
- the LOC143080913 gene encoding uncharacterized protein LOC143080913 yields the protein MAADERRHNVEHIAHYISVPDLIKQVKSNLPDDAPIPSEPTVLFSFVPKNTHNNVSKLYKSKVPLRMSIQTRQLRASHMDDHFCAAMFKYMREYSVLYRDETTFVCLDDKSKLDFGEPSLALSSGVRGKKAIVPLNSMLSCLDHDCQSKGSLTPSVCLDVDIPDANDESFYRGQVTLGMKDSVFQSSNPFRHAVELQHILNLKGQQKPVLMMFTDGGPDHRVTYHAVKLALIILFKRLGLEMLVAGRTAPGHSWTNPAERIMSLLNLAFQNAALSRNECSSDMEQVLRSCGGMADIRKKAETVKDLKTGWIASLQEMITMLEERVKRVELKGKSFSCIPPATDEEVIEFEREVNQIDPIIVMGQYQQQHLKRAERYKQFIERHCIERQYCFQIKRCNDEMCCEKPTKERPWVPDPMYSDENGTHYKKLEDVIGTETSEKDRPSAQKQTVTAVAEEQQGCKNSVLVGQNVRMTVDCTDCTKPRCIYSKLKLTPREMRGLKLLLNSHDYSCGAVITTDGHVLQGKVFVKLQLNCQSPIEFSYYSSGINGKLDLCCYCKTEGVQQDKELKKQFRVVLPVCQTCLDNHKPILKRNPIKK from the exons ATGGCTGCCGATGAACGGCGTCATAATGTAGAACATATTGCCCACTACATCTCAGTACCAGATCTGATTAAGCAAGTGAAAAGTAATTTACCAGATGATGCTCCAATCCCAAGTGAACCTACTGTGTTATTCTCATTTGTACCAAAGAACACTCACAATAATGTCTCAAAACTTTACAAAAGTAAAGTTCCACTTCGTATGAGCATTCAGACAAGACAACTGAGAGCATCACATATGGATGATCACTTCTGTGCTGCTATGTTCAAATACATGAGAGAATACTCAGTGCTGTACAGAGATGAAACAACATTTGTTTGTCTTGATGATAAGTCCAAATTAGACTTTGGGGAGCCGTCTTTAGCTTTATCGTCTGGAGTACGAGGAAAGAAAGCCATTGTCCCTTTGAATTCAATGTTATCTTGTCTTGACCATGACTGCCAAAGTAAAGGGTCATTAACACCCTCTGTATGCCTTGATGTTGATATTCCAGATGCAAACGATGAGTCTTTTTATAGGGGACAGGTAACCCTTGGCATGAAAGACAGCGTTTTCCAGTCAAGTAATCCATTCAGGCATGCCGTTGAACTTCAACATATACTTAATCTAAAAGGGCAACAAAAGCCTGTGCTTATGATGTTTACAGATGGTGGCCCTGATCACCGTGTGACATACCATGCTGTCAAATTGGCTCTTATCATCTTATTTAAAAGATTGGGGTTGGAGATGCTTGTTGCTGGAAGAACAGCTCCAGGGCATTCTTGGACAAACCCAGCAGAACGTATAATGTCACTTCTAAATCTGGCTTTCCAAAATGCAGCATTGTCGAGGAACGAGTGCTCAAGTGACATGGAACAGGTGCTAAGAAGTTGTGGTGGTATGGCTGATATCCGGAAGAAAGCTGAAACTGTAAAGGACTTGAAAACTGGTTGGATTGCATCGCTTCAGGAGATGATAACAATGTTAGAAGAACGTGTAAAACGAGTGGAGTTAAAAGGAAAATCATTCAGTTGTATACCACCTGCTACTGATGAAGAAGTCATAGAATTTGAAAGAGAGGTTAATCAGATTGATCCAATTATAGTTATGGGGCAATACCAACAGCAACACCTGAAAAGGGCAGAGAGATACAAACAGTTTATAG AGAGACATTGCATTGAACGACAGTATTGTTTCCAGATCAAAAGGTGCAATGATGAAATGTGCTGTGAAAAACCCACTAAAGAAAGACCTTGGGTGCCAGATCCAATGTACAGTGATGAAAATGGTACACATTATAAAAAGCTTGAGGATGTAATTGGAACTGAGACATCGGAGAAAGATCGTCCCTCTGCTCAGAAACAGACTGTAACAGCTGTAGCTGAAGAGCAACAg GGTTGTAAAAACTCTGTTCTGGTTGGACAGAATGTTAGAATGACAGTTGATTGTACAGACTGTACAAAACCAAGGTGTATCTATTCTAAATTAAAGCTGACACCTAGGGAGATGAGAGGCCTAAAGCTATTGCTTAATTCACATGATTACAGCTGTGGGGCTGTGATTACAACTGACG GTCATGTTCTTCAAGGAAAGGTCTTTGTGAAACTGCAGCTAAATTGCCAATCACCCATTGAATTTTCATACTACTCATCTGGTATTAACGGAAAACTTGATCTCTGCTGCTATTGTAAGACTGAAGGTGTACAGCAGGATAAAGAgttaaaaaaacaattcagaGTTGTCCTACCAGTGTGTCAAACTTGTCTTGATAATCACAAACCCATACTGAAGAGAAATCCAATCAAGAAATGA